From Marinitoga sp. 38H-ov:
TTAGGGTCCTTTTTTAGTATTTCATTTAATTCTTCTATTGCTTCTGGAAATAAACCATTTTCAATATAAATATCGGCTATTTTTAAATGCGGGATTACAAATTCTGGATTTAATTCCATAGCATTTTTATAAGATTCTAAAGCTTCGTCATATAATTTCCTTTCAAACATCAAATTCCCTAACTCGAAATGGCCAAGATAGAAGTTTGGGTTTTTAACTAAAGATTCTTTTAATTCTATTTCTGCTAATTCGTCTTGGGAACTTTTTTTTAATAATAATGCTCTGTAAAAATGGAATCTATAATCTTCTCCACCAATAGTTTTAGCTTTATTTAAATAAAAATTGGCATTTTCAAAATCATTTTTATTTAAAAAGTTTTTAAAAGCTTCATAGTAGAAATATACTAAATAGCTTTTATAATATTCATCTTTAGATACTTCATATTGAGCTTCTAAACCTCTCAAAATAACATCTAATGGCAATTTATTATTATTTGTAACTTTTTTCATATCATCAACTAAAATTGGCATTTTAATTGGTAAATTATATAATTTTGCATATTCTGGTTTTAAATCTAAATAAACAATAGCATATTTTAACCCCATAATTTCACCTCGCATCTAATTTCATAACATGGGCAATTATTTTTGCAATTATAAAATACATATCTTCTGGTATTTCTGAAGGAATATCTAAAGAGTATAAGTCATTTACAACTTTTGTATTTTTTGTTATAGGTATTTTATTTTCCCTAGCAATTTCAAGTATTTTATCGGCAATCTTTCCTACGCCTTTTGCAATGACAATTGGAACATCATCTTCAAATTCTTTATATTTTATAGCAACAACTTTTTTATCCATATAATCCCTTCTTATTTAAGATTATTTCATCAGTTAAAGAGTGTAATTGTAAAACTTCAATTTTTATACCCTCTGATTTAATGGAATTTAATAATTCATCTAAATTTTCTTTAAAAATATCAATATTATTTTCAATATTAAATATTAGAGATATAGAATTGTTTTTTTCATAGATAATAGTATTTATTAAACCAAATAAATTTGATATGAAAGAAAATGAAATTCTTTTAACTTTTTTTTGCATGTTTTGCTCTAATATATCACTGATATTAATAAAAATAGGAATATTAAATATTTGAAAAAATATAAAATTTTGTTGAGGTATACTTTCTATTTGAGAAAATCTTTTATATGCGTCAATAGCTTTTTTAAAAAGTGGTTTTGTATCCTCTAAATCTTTAATATCTAAATTATTAACATTTGAATCTTTAACATTTAATTTACTAACGTTTAATTTATTAACGTCTAATTTTTTAACCTCCATTTTTATGTTATCTAATTTTTTTTCTTCTATATCAATATTATTTTTAGAAATATTTTCGGGTGATTCAAGTTTGTCTGGTTTAACAAATAGTTTAATTATAATTTCGGAACTATTTTTAGGATCTGGAACTTTTAAATTTGTATTTTCTATAATTTTATCTGCTACTTCTTTAATATATAGTTTTATAAAGCTTTTAAAGCTTTTATTGATTTTTGGTAATTCATATTGTTTTATATTTTTAATAAATTTACTAAGCCATATAATAAAATTTTTTATTTTTGGCATATTTAAACTACCATTTAAATTCATTTGAATTGGTTCATCAAATAAATTAAAATTAATAATATTTTCTATATTATTGTTTTCTATAATACTTAATAATTCTTTGACATGAATTGTGCTTTCTTGTTTTTCATCAATAATGTTAATATAATCTCCAGGTTTAAGATTTAAATTTGGATTTTCAATAATTATTCGTTTATTATTATCAATTTTTAATTGAATAATATCCTTATCTATTGCCTCAATTAAGGCAAGTAATGTTTTAATATTTTTTGTTTTAATAAATTCTTTAAGAAAATTTGTATTAAAAATACCATTTAGAATAATTATCACTCACTTTAACATATCATAATCTTCAGGAAAATCATATACAATTTTTCCATATTTTCCATCAGATAATTCTTTTAAAAATATATTCATAGCTCGTTCTGTATCATATGAATTTCCAGACGCAATAAAATTTCTTTTTTTTGCAAAAAGTTCTATAAAAGCCAAATAATCTTCAGGGATTTCATTTGATTTCAAAGCATTTTTTATTATTTCTGGATATTTTTCCTTGAAGAAATTAAATCCATATTCTATTGCAAATTCTTTTTCATCTTCTTCGGGTTTTAGGGAACCAATAAGAATTAGTTTATACAATATCTTTTTATTATATATTTCGCTATATAATATTCCAGGAGTATCTAATAACATAAATTGATCATTTACACTAATCCATTGAACACCTCTAGTTACACCTGGTGTATTTCCTACTCTTAATGATTTTTTCCCTTTAATACTATTAATTAGAGTTGATTTTCCAACATTTGGAATACCAGCAACCATGACCCTTAATTCACTGAATTTTTTTGGAAAAGACTTATATACAACTTTAGTTAAAAAACTTCTAATACTAACATTTTTTAATGATGTTTTTAAAACTTTATATCCCTTACTCTTATAATAATTTTCCCAAAAAATCAAATTTTTTTCATCCGCAATATCTACTTTATTAAATAATATTATTCTATCTTTGTTTTTGAATAAATCTTCAAATTCATATGCCCTACTAGCATATGGCGCTCTAGCATCTACTAGTTCTAAAATTCCTTGAACTGTTTTTAAATAAGTTTTAATTTTACTTTTAGCCTTTTTAATATGTCCAGGATACCACATTGTATTCACCTCATTATATATTATAACAATTTTTTATAATAACAAAAAATCCGGGGTACTCCCGGATTATTATGGTGCCCCCAGGAGGAATCGAACCTCCATTTGCGGATTAGGAATCCGCCGTTCTATCCGTTGAACTATGAGGGCATAATTAAATTTAGGACTAAGAATATTTTAACAAAAAAAATGGATAAAATCAATAAAGAAAATATAAATAGAAAATTAAAAACTATATATTCCAATATGAAAAAAGATCGATAAATTTATCAATAGATAAATTTTCAGGACGTGTTTTAGGATCTATAGAACATTTTTTTAATATTTCATCTGTATTTTCACCAAATATTCCTTTTAAATTATTTTTTATAGTTTTTCTTCTTTGAGAAAATGCAATATGAATAAATTTAAAGAATTTATTCTTATCTATATCAGGAATATTTTCTTTTGGAGTTAATTTAATAACAACTGAATC
This genomic window contains:
- a CDS encoding EscU/YscU/HrcU family type III secretion system export apparatus switch protein — translated: MDKKVVAIKYKEFEDDVPIVIAKGVGKIADKILEIARENKIPITKNTKVVNDLYSLDIPSEIPEDMYFIIAKIIAHVMKLDAR
- the ylqF gene encoding ribosome biogenesis GTPase YlqF; amino-acid sequence: MWYPGHIKKAKSKIKTYLKTVQGILELVDARAPYASRAYEFEDLFKNKDRIILFNKVDIADEKNLIFWENYYKSKGYKVLKTSLKNVSIRSFLTKVVYKSFPKKFSELRVMVAGIPNVGKSTLINSIKGKKSLRVGNTPGVTRGVQWISVNDQFMLLDTPGILYSEIYNKKILYKLILIGSLKPEEDEKEFAIEYGFNFFKEKYPEIIKNALKSNEIPEDYLAFIELFAKKRNFIASGNSYDTERAMNIFLKELSDGKYGKIVYDFPEDYDMLK